A single Hypanus sabinus isolate sHypSab1 chromosome 24, sHypSab1.hap1, whole genome shotgun sequence DNA region contains:
- the LOC132380647 gene encoding tubulin alpha-1 chain-like, giving the protein MPSDKTIGGGDDSFNTFFSETGAGKHVPRAVFVDLEPTVVDEVRTGTYRQLFHPEQLITGKEDAANNYARGHCSIGKEIVDLVLDRIRKLADQCTGLQGFLIFHSFGGGTGSGFTSLLMERLSVDYGKKSKLEFSVYPAPQISTAVVEPYNSVLVTHCTLEHSDCSFMLDNEAIYDICRRNLDIERPTYTNLNRLLGQVVSSVTASLRFDGALNVDLLEFQTNLVPYPRIHFPLVTYAPLISAEKAYHEQLSVAEVTNACFEPANQMLKCDPRQGKYMACCMLYRGDVVPKDVNAAIATIKTKRSIQFVDWCPTGFKVGINYQPPTVVPGGDLAKVQRAVCMLSNTTAVAMAWTRMNLKFDKMYAKRAFVHWYVGEGLEEGEFQDAREDMASLEKDYEEVGIDSADLDKRAEEEE; this is encoded by the exons ATGCCGAGTGACAAGACCATCGGAGGGGGCGACGATTCCTTCAACACCTTCTTCAGCGAGACGGGGGCGGGCAAGCACGTTCCGCGGGCCGTCTTCGTCGACCTGGAGCCCACCGTGGTCG ATGAGGTCCGGACCGGCACCTACCGGCAGCTCTTCCACCCCGAGCAGCTCATCACGGGTAAGGAGGACGCGGCCAATAACTACGCGCGGGGCCACTGTTCCATCGGCAAGGAGATCGTGGACCTGGTTCTGGATCGCATCCGGAAGCTG GCGGACCAGTGCACGGGCCTTCAGGGGTTTCTCATCTTCCACAGCTTCGGGGGCGGCACCGGCTCGGGCTTCACCTCCCTCCTCATGGAGAGACTCTCCGTCGACTACGGCAAGAAATCCAAGCTGGAGTTTTCCGTCTACCCGGCGCCCCAGATCTCCACCGCCGTGGTCGAGCCCTACAACTCGGTGCTGGTCACCCACTGCACCCTCGAGCACTCGGACTGCTCCTTCATGTTGGACAATGAGGCCATCTACGACATCTGCCGGCGGAACCTGGACATCGAGCGCCCCACCTACACCAACCTCAACCGCCTGCTGGGTCAGGTCGTGTCGTCTGTCACCGCTTCGCTGCGCTTCGACGGCGCCCTCAACGTGGACCTTCTGGAATTCCAGACCAACCTGGTGCCCTACCCCCGCATCCACTTCCCGCTGGTGACCTACGCGCCCCTCATCTCGGCCGAGAAGGCTTACCACGAGCAGCTGTCCGTGGCCGAGGTGACCAACGCCTGCTTCGAGCCGGCCAACCAGATGTTGAAGTGCGACCCCCGCCAGGGCAAGTACATGGCGTGCTGCATGCTGTACCGCGGAGACGTGGTGCCCAAGGACGTGAACGCCGCCATCGCCACCATCAAGACCAAGCGCTCCATCCAGTTCGTGGACTGGTGTCCGACCGGCTTCAAG GTGGGCATCAACTATCAGCCCCCGACCGTGGTGCCCGGCGGCGACCTGGCCAAGGTGCAGCGCGCTGTCTGCATGCTGAGCAACACCACCGCCGTGGCCATGGCCTGGACCCGCATGAACCTCAAGTTCGACAAGATGTACGCCAAGCGGGCCTTCGTCCACTGGTACGTGGGcgaggggctggaggagggggagttCCAGGATGCGCGGGAGGACATGGCCTCGCTGGAGAAGGACTACGAGGAGGTTGGCATCGATTCGGCAGATCTGGACAAGAGGGCCGAGGAGGAAGAGTGA